A single window of Paenibacillus sp. SYP-B4298 DNA harbors:
- a CDS encoding ATP-binding protein, which produces MFMYTQPDRSAPTAVRGVLDLSRWELHSRSIVALDGEWEYYEGVLLKPEQIEAERKRKVKAVYSVVPDVLEGYGNATYRLRIKLPPDGQQYYSLKMSNIRTAHSLYLNGKREGGSGVPALQEEDGISSNTPYMTVVRPDRDELEIVIMVSNYINVNRGIINSIVFGPYTAITMMDSLQVGSEIALLLLMFIFGTYHLSHYYFSRRERLYLLSGLYLISQTAAFVLYGEKLFQRLLPGLPFELTYKLLDMASFSTSLLLLELLCSVEPRLFSKKMRIVLIFPAMVYMGFVVALPYKVHIQYKALFMYYLFVFINVLIVRLLITLVSSSRKETRLELLVFMLASGGMMVYLVNTSLHSQNWVTSNVWGRVGLVGFILCLNAFLALRFARAYERTEQLTRQLMAANELKDEFLMHTSHEMKTPLHGIINMTSNLLEDREGTLTDRQKKQLWLVHDTSSKLSMLIHDLLDVTRLKYGELRLSPAIVDVRVAVQIVMDMLQFELAGKPIVLDNRVRSGMYALADENRIRQVLYNLIHNAIHHTEQGRIQVIARTDGSMLHITVEDTGRGIPANRHESIFEEFVQLELPQDKDSYSGMGVGLYLSRKLIEQMGGKIWVDWSVPGEGTRISCTLPTAASIAGLQDMAVAGAGSMGQRLRREEEPLDQLQEHPHTILLVDDERSNIQLLLYLLRDEPYNVLTAFSASEALDKMHEHGAVDLVLLDVMMPGISGLELCRRLREQHSILDLPILFATVKDAPRDIALGFEAGANDYVTKPFEANTLLARIHTLISMRSSIQEAIRNELAFHQAQIKPHFLYNALSSVISFCYTDGERAAYLLSMLSQYLRYILELDRSELYAPLSRELELIHAYVEIEKARFGDRFTFLCETGEELEACLIPSLSIQPFVENAIRHGLFEMEEGGEVLLRIHQAGNCLRITVQDNGIGIPDEQLYRLLNEEDENRGIGITNIRKRLRMIPGATLNMDSEIGQGTKITMFIPVEPS; this is translated from the coding sequence ATGTTCATGTACACGCAGCCCGACCGCAGTGCACCGACTGCCGTGCGCGGTGTCCTGGATCTATCCCGTTGGGAGCTGCATAGTCGGAGCATCGTCGCGCTGGACGGGGAATGGGAGTACTATGAGGGTGTGCTGCTGAAGCCGGAACAGATCGAGGCGGAGCGCAAGCGTAAGGTGAAGGCAGTCTATTCCGTCGTGCCGGACGTTCTGGAAGGATACGGGAATGCCACCTATCGCCTAAGGATCAAGCTGCCTCCCGATGGACAACAATACTACAGCTTAAAGATGTCCAATATTCGAACGGCTCATTCGCTCTATCTGAATGGCAAGCGTGAGGGCGGAAGCGGCGTACCTGCACTGCAGGAGGAGGATGGCATATCCTCTAATACACCGTATATGACGGTTGTCCGTCCCGATAGGGATGAACTGGAGATTGTCATCATGGTCTCCAATTATATTAATGTTAACCGAGGCATCATTAATTCGATCGTTTTTGGACCGTATACCGCCATCACGATGATGGATAGCCTCCAAGTAGGCTCAGAGATCGCACTGCTGCTACTCATGTTTATCTTCGGAACGTATCATTTAAGTCATTATTATTTTTCAAGGCGCGAGCGTCTGTATCTGTTGAGCGGACTGTACTTGATTTCACAGACTGCGGCATTTGTATTATATGGGGAAAAGCTGTTCCAGAGGCTCTTGCCTGGATTGCCCTTCGAGCTTACATACAAGCTGCTGGATATGGCTTCATTTAGCACCAGCCTGCTGCTGCTGGAGCTGCTATGCTCCGTGGAGCCGCGACTGTTCAGCAAAAAAATGCGTATTGTGCTGATTTTCCCGGCGATGGTATATATGGGGTTCGTAGTTGCTCTGCCTTATAAAGTACATATACAATACAAAGCTCTCTTTATGTACTACCTGTTTGTATTTATTAATGTGCTGATTGTTCGATTGTTAATTACGCTGGTCAGCTCCAGCCGTAAGGAGACGCGGCTGGAGCTGCTGGTGTTCATGCTTGCCAGCGGCGGCATGATGGTCTATCTGGTCAATACGAGTCTACATTCTCAGAACTGGGTCACCTCTAATGTATGGGGGCGAGTCGGGCTGGTCGGCTTTATTTTATGCCTGAACGCTTTTCTGGCGCTGCGCTTCGCCCGGGCCTACGAACGGACAGAGCAGCTCACCCGTCAACTGATGGCGGCCAATGAGCTGAAGGATGAATTTCTGATGCATACCTCGCATGAGATGAAGACCCCTCTGCATGGCATCATTAATATGACCTCTAATTTGCTGGAGGATCGTGAAGGCACACTCACAGACAGGCAAAAGAAGCAGCTCTGGCTCGTCCATGACACCTCCTCCAAGCTATCGATGCTCATTCACGATCTGCTCGATGTGACACGCTTAAAATATGGCGAGCTGCGGCTATCACCAGCGATCGTCGATGTGCGGGTGGCGGTGCAGATTGTGATGGATATGCTTCAGTTCGAGCTTGCAGGCAAGCCGATTGTACTCGATAATCGCGTGCGCTCCGGCATGTATGCACTAGCCGATGAGAACCGCATCCGGCAGGTGTTGTATAATCTGATTCATAACGCGATCCATCATACGGAGCAAGGTCGTATCCAGGTCATTGCCCGCACGGACGGCTCGATGCTGCATATTACGGTCGAGGATACAGGCCGCGGCATTCCAGCGAACCGACATGAATCGATCTTTGAGGAATTTGTTCAGCTAGAGCTGCCGCAGGACAAGGACAGCTACTCGGGGATGGGCGTCGGGCTGTACCTGAGCCGCAAGCTAATCGAGCAGATGGGCGGTAAAATATGGGTGGACTGGTCCGTCCCAGGCGAGGGCACGCGCATATCCTGTACGCTGCCCACTGCGGCCTCGATTGCCGGATTACAAGATATGGCGGTTGCAGGCGCAGGCAGCATGGGGCAGCGGCTGCGTCGCGAGGAGGAGCCGCTGGATCAGCTTCAGGAGCATCCGCATACGATCCTGCTTGTCGATGATGAGCGCTCCAATATTCAGTTGCTGCTGTATCTGCTGCGCGATGAGCCGTATAATGTGTTGACGGCTTTCTCCGCCAGCGAGGCATTGGATAAGATGCATGAGCATGGCGCCGTAGACCTCGTGCTGCTGGACGTCATGATGCCAGGCATCTCAGGGCTGGAGCTGTGCCGTAGATTGCGGGAGCAGCATTCCATACTGGACTTGCCGATTCTGTTCGCTACGGTGAAGGATGCGCCGCGAGACATTGCGCTCGGCTTCGAAGCGGGAGCGAATGATTATGTGACCAAGCCGTTCGAGGCGAACACGCTGCTAGCGAGAATCCATACACTAATCTCTATGAGAAGCTCGATTCAAGAGGCGATTCGCAATGAGCTAGCATTCCATCAGGCTCAGATCAAGCCGCATTTTCTGTATAATGCGCTAAGCAGTGTCATCTCGTTCTGTTATACGGACGGGGAACGGGCTGCCTATCTGCTCTCGATGCTAAGTCAATATTTACGGTATATCCTGGAGCTGGATCGTTCGGAGCTGTATGCTCCGCTAAGTCGTGAGCTGGAGTTGATCCACGCTTATGTGGAGATTGAAAAGGCCCGATTCGGCGATCGGTTCACCTTCCTGTGCGAGACAGGGGAAGAATTGGAGGCGTGTCTCATTCCTTCGTTGTCGATACAGCCCTTTGTGGAGAATGCGATCCGTCATGGCTTGTTCGAGATGGAGGAGGGCGGCGAGGTGCTGCTGCGCATCCATCAAGCAGGCAACTGCCTGCGTATTACGGTTCAGGATAACGGGATCGGCATCCCAGACGAGCAGCTATATCGACTGCTGAATGAAGAGGATGAGAATAGAGGAATAGGAATTACCAATATTCGCAAGCGGCTGCGGATGATTCCGGGTGCGACGTTGAATATGGATTCCGAGATTGGACAGGGTACCAAAATTACGATGTTTATTCCGGTGGAGCCGTCGTAG
- the groL gene encoding chaperonin GroEL (60 kDa chaperone family; promotes refolding of misfolded polypeptides especially under stressful conditions; forms two stacked rings of heptamers to form a barrel-shaped 14mer; ends can be capped by GroES; misfolded proteins enter the barrel where they are refolded when GroES binds) — protein sequence MAKEIKFSEDARRAMLRGVDALANAVKVTLGPKGRNVVLEKKFGSPLITNDGVSIAKEIELEDAFENMGAQLVKEVATKTNDVAGDGTTTATVLAQAMIREGLKNVTAGANPMVIRKGIEKAVRAAVEELKTIAKPIEGKQSIAQVAAISSADDEVGQLIAEAMEKVGNDGVITVEESKGFITELEVVEGMQFDRGYISPYMITDTDKMEAVLDNPYILITDKKITNIQEILPVLEKVVQSGKQLLIIAEDIEGEALATLVVNKLRGTFTCVGVKAPGFGDRRKAMLQDLAALTGGQVITEELGLDLKSTAVEQLGSARQVRVTKENTIVVDGSGDSADILARVNQIKAQLEDTTSEFDREKLQERLAKLAGGVAVIKVGAATETELKERKLRIEDALNSTRAAVEEGIVSGGGTALVNVYNAVAAVQTNGDEQTGVNIVLRALEEPVRTIAANAGQEGSVIVERLKNEKIGVGYNAATGEWVDMFEAGIVDPAKVTRSALQNAASVAAMFLTTEAVVADKPEKEKPAMPDMGGMGGMGGMGGF from the coding sequence ATGGCTAAAGAGATTAAATTTAGTGAAGACGCTCGCCGCGCGATGCTGCGCGGGGTTGATGCACTGGCTAATGCAGTTAAAGTGACACTTGGTCCTAAAGGCCGCAACGTGGTATTGGAGAAAAAATTCGGCAGCCCGCTGATTACGAACGACGGTGTATCCATCGCTAAGGAAATCGAGCTGGAAGATGCATTCGAGAACATGGGCGCTCAACTGGTTAAAGAAGTAGCGACCAAAACAAATGACGTAGCTGGTGACGGTACGACAACAGCAACGGTTCTGGCACAAGCGATGATCCGCGAGGGTCTGAAAAACGTAACGGCTGGCGCTAACCCGATGGTGATCCGCAAGGGCATCGAAAAAGCAGTCCGCGCTGCTGTAGAAGAGCTCAAGACGATTGCGAAGCCAATCGAAGGCAAGCAGTCGATCGCTCAAGTTGCGGCGATCTCTTCGGCTGACGACGAAGTAGGTCAACTGATCGCTGAAGCGATGGAAAAAGTGGGCAACGACGGTGTGATCACGGTTGAGGAGTCCAAGGGCTTCATCACCGAGCTGGAAGTTGTGGAAGGCATGCAGTTCGACCGCGGCTACATCTCGCCTTACATGATTACTGATACCGATAAAATGGAAGCTGTTCTGGATAACCCATACATCCTCATTACAGACAAGAAGATCACCAACATTCAGGAGATTCTGCCTGTACTGGAGAAGGTTGTTCAATCCGGCAAGCAACTGCTGATCATCGCTGAGGACATCGAAGGCGAAGCGCTGGCAACTCTGGTTGTCAACAAGCTGCGCGGTACATTCACTTGCGTAGGCGTGAAGGCTCCAGGCTTTGGCGACCGTCGCAAAGCGATGCTGCAAGACCTGGCTGCCCTGACTGGCGGTCAAGTGATTACCGAGGAGCTGGGACTGGATCTGAAATCCACAGCAGTGGAGCAGCTCGGATCTGCGCGCCAGGTTCGCGTAACGAAAGAAAACACGATCGTTGTCGATGGAAGCGGCGATTCCGCAGACATCCTGGCTCGTGTGAACCAAATTAAAGCACAACTGGAAGACACCACTTCCGAGTTCGATCGCGAGAAGCTGCAAGAGCGTCTGGCGAAGCTCGCTGGCGGCGTAGCTGTAATCAAGGTCGGCGCAGCAACCGAGACTGAACTGAAAGAGCGCAAGCTGCGCATCGAGGATGCCCTGAACTCCACTCGCGCTGCGGTTGAAGAAGGCATCGTATCCGGTGGCGGTACAGCTCTGGTTAATGTATATAATGCTGTTGCTGCTGTTCAAACCAATGGCGACGAGCAGACGGGCGTGAACATCGTTCTGCGCGCGCTGGAAGAGCCTGTGCGCACGATTGCTGCGAACGCAGGTCAAGAAGGCTCTGTCATTGTAGAGCGTCTGAAAAACGAAAAAATCGGCGTAGGCTACAACGCAGCGACTGGCGAGTGGGTTGACATGTTCGAAGCTGGAATCGTTGACCCTGCGAAGGTAACGCGTTCCGCACTGCAAAACGCAGCATCCGTTGCCGCGATGTTCCTGACAACTGAAGCTGTTGTAGCAGACAAACCGGAAAAAGAAAAACCAGCTATGCCTGACATGGGCGGCATGGGTGGAATGGGTGGTATGGGCGGCTTCTAA
- the groES gene encoding co-chaperone GroES codes for MIRPLGERVLIEPIAKEETTASGIVLPDTAKEKPQEGKVIAVGSGSVKDGVHVALEVKEGDRVIFSKYAGTEIKYEGKEYLIMKESDIHAILG; via the coding sequence ATGATCAGACCTTTAGGTGAACGCGTATTGATCGAGCCGATCGCGAAAGAGGAGACGACTGCTAGCGGCATCGTTCTGCCGGATACAGCAAAAGAGAAGCCGCAAGAAGGTAAAGTAATCGCAGTAGGAAGCGGTTCGGTTAAGGACGGAGTCCATGTAGCTCTGGAAGTTAAAGAAGGCGACCGTGTCATCTTCTCCAAATACGCTGGCACAGAGATCAAATACGAAGGCAAAGAGTATTTGATTATGAAGGAAAGCGACATTCACGCGATCTTGGGATAA
- the kduD gene encoding 2-dehydro-3-deoxy-D-gluconate 5-dehydrogenase KduD has translation MSLFDLTGKIAVVTGAGRGLGKAVALGLAEAGADIVLVTNSTPASDVQREVEALGRRALTVQANVSDQAQLPTIIEKTLEHFGRIDILVNNAGIIRRTPAADHSFEDWKDVLDINLNAVFTLCQLAGREMIRQGSGKIINIASMLSFQGGINVPGYTASKHAVAGLTKALANEWASKGVQVNAIAPGYMSTDNTEALRDDPVRSRQILERIPAARWGELQDMKGPAVFLASAAGDYMNGHVLCVDGGWMNR, from the coding sequence ATGAGTTTGTTCGATCTTACAGGGAAGATTGCCGTCGTTACTGGCGCCGGGCGTGGACTGGGCAAGGCGGTAGCGCTCGGGCTGGCGGAGGCGGGCGCGGACATCGTGCTCGTGACGAACAGCACGCCGGCTAGCGATGTGCAGCGCGAGGTGGAGGCGCTCGGCAGACGGGCGCTGACTGTGCAGGCCAATGTGAGCGACCAGGCACAGCTCCCGACGATCATCGAGAAGACGCTGGAGCATTTTGGCCGGATTGATATTCTGGTCAATAACGCTGGCATCATCCGCCGCACGCCTGCGGCAGATCACAGCTTCGAGGATTGGAAGGATGTACTGGACATCAACCTCAATGCTGTGTTCACGCTGTGTCAGCTTGCAGGCCGCGAGATGATTCGCCAAGGCTCCGGCAAGATCATTAACATCGCCTCTATGCTGTCGTTCCAGGGCGGTATTAACGTGCCGGGCTATACGGCCAGCAAGCATGCGGTAGCTGGCCTGACGAAGGCGCTGGCGAACGAGTGGGCATCCAAGGGCGTGCAGGTCAATGCGATTGCGCCGGGCTACATGAGCACGGACAACACCGAAGCACTGCGCGACGATCCTGTGCGCAGTCGCCAGATTCTGGAGCGTATCCCGGCTGCCCGCTGGGGCGAGCTGCAGGATATGAAGGGGCCGGCTGTATTCCTTGCTTCCGCAGCAGGAGATTACATGAACGGTCATGTCCTGTGCGTGGACGGCGGCTGGATGAACCGTTAA
- a CDS encoding DeoR/GlpR family DNA-binding transcription regulator, with amino-acid sequence MLAAQRHRNIIERLEQDGSVRVSELSAWFQVTEKTVRDDLEKLEEKGLLKRIHGGAVSVSGQEDSLLPMQIPNSRHGQAKAAIAEQALRYIEPGDIIALDAGSTTLEIAKRVKNIPITVVTNDLLIIRELALKEQIRLVVPGGYRHHNLLIGGEEQEWISRLNVHKLFLSTTGIHMEYGLTIFTEELARLKKVYMSCAKKIYCVADHSKFDKGALITFAELSEVDAYITDSGLSEEVLDKYSILAAKLIRAGR; translated from the coding sequence ATGCTGGCTGCACAGCGTCATCGAAACATTATAGAACGGCTGGAACAGGATGGAAGTGTTAGAGTATCCGAGCTGAGCGCATGGTTTCAGGTGACGGAGAAGACTGTCCGTGACGATCTGGAGAAGCTGGAGGAGAAGGGGCTGCTGAAGCGTATTCACGGCGGCGCTGTATCGGTAAGCGGGCAGGAAGACAGCCTGCTGCCGATGCAGATTCCTAACAGCCGGCACGGACAGGCTAAGGCAGCTATTGCGGAGCAGGCCCTGCGTTATATTGAGCCCGGGGATATTATTGCGCTGGATGCGGGCAGCACCACGCTTGAGATTGCCAAGCGGGTCAAGAATATTCCTATTACTGTCGTCACCAACGATCTGCTGATCATCCGTGAGCTGGCGCTCAAGGAGCAGATTCGCCTGGTAGTGCCTGGCGGCTACCGACACCATAATTTGCTCATTGGCGGCGAGGAGCAGGAGTGGATTAGCCGTCTGAATGTCCACAAGCTGTTTCTCTCGACAACCGGCATTCACATGGAGTACGGGCTGACGATCTTTACCGAGGAGCTGGCCAGGCTGAAGAAGGTCTATATGTCCTGCGCCAAGAAAATTTACTGCGTGGCTGACCATAGCAAATTTGACAAGGGCGCATTAATTACATTTGCCGAACTGTCCGAGGTGGATGCGTATATAACCGACAGCGGGCTTAGCGAGGAAGTATTGGACAAGTACAGCATACTTGCAGCCAAGCTGATTCGGGCAGGGCGGTAG
- the kduI gene encoding 5-dehydro-4-deoxy-D-glucuronate isomerase gives MEIRHATNPTDIKTYTTERLRKDFLIENLFQDGKVELVYSHYDRLIVGGAVPGKEPLQLEAADQLKTEYFLERREAGFLHVGGGDAVIKVNGEVYELAKLDALYVGKGVQDLTLESKDSSNPARIYIVSAPAHATYPTRKTGVNEANPLHLGSIETSNERTIYQYIHENGVQSCQLMLGVTLFKPGSVWNTMPSHVHDRRMEAYLYFDMNQDTRVFHFMGEPSETRHLVVANEQAIISPPWSIHSGAGTSSYSFCWAMAGENYTFKDMDVVPMDELK, from the coding sequence ATGGAAATTCGTCACGCTACGAATCCGACTGACATAAAGACATACACGACGGAAAGATTGAGAAAGGATTTTCTGATCGAAAATCTGTTCCAGGATGGCAAGGTCGAATTGGTGTATTCTCATTATGATCGGCTGATTGTCGGCGGTGCCGTGCCTGGGAAGGAGCCTTTGCAGCTTGAAGCAGCGGATCAACTGAAGACCGAATATTTCCTGGAGCGCCGCGAAGCCGGATTTCTCCATGTTGGCGGCGGAGATGCCGTCATCAAGGTGAACGGCGAAGTGTACGAGCTTGCCAAGCTGGATGCGCTGTATGTCGGCAAGGGTGTGCAGGATCTGACGCTGGAGAGCAAGGACAGCTCGAATCCGGCGCGCATCTACATCGTATCTGCGCCTGCACATGCGACATATCCAACGAGAAAGACGGGCGTTAACGAAGCGAATCCGCTGCATCTTGGCTCGATCGAGACATCGAACGAACGCACCATTTATCAATATATTCATGAGAACGGCGTACAGAGCTGTCAACTGATGCTCGGCGTTACCCTGTTCAAGCCGGGCAGCGTGTGGAATACGATGCCATCTCATGTGCATGACCGTCGGATGGAGGCTTATCTGTATTTCGATATGAATCAGGATACTCGCGTATTCCACTTCATGGGTGAGCCATCCGAGACTCGTCACCTGGTTGTGGCCAATGAGCAAGCGATTATCTCGCCGCCATGGTCGATCCATTCCGGGGCAGGAACGAGCAGCTATTCCTTCTGCTGGGCAATGGCTGGGGAAAACTACACCTTCAAGGATATGGATGTCGTCCCGATGGACGAGTTGAAATAA
- a CDS encoding proline dehydrogenase family protein, translating to MSIMRTILLHLSKSRLANQAAQRYGLRLGAERFVAGLTLDAAMRKVRELNSRGLLVTLDHLGEYVFSEEEADRAAVAVIEALEAIHASDAQANVSLKLTQLGLDLSSGRCLQRMSGIVATAKRLHSFVRIDMEDYAHNEPAIALYERLVSDYGRYVGIVLQAYLYKSLQDMERLHSYAPNYRLVKGAYKEPEEVAFPNKEDVDHNFITMIERQLLSGHYAAIATHDEQIINHVKQFVKASGITRERYEFQMLYGIRPALQQQLADEGYKVRIYVPYGVDWYGYFMRRLAERPENVRFVLRSMLKR from the coding sequence ATGTCGATCATGAGAACCATATTGCTGCATTTATCCAAAAGTCGCCTGGCCAATCAAGCAGCGCAGCGCTACGGCCTGCGTCTAGGCGCAGAGCGGTTCGTGGCGGGACTGACGCTAGATGCAGCGATGAGAAAGGTCAGGGAGCTCAATAGCCGCGGACTGCTAGTGACGCTGGATCATCTGGGCGAATATGTGTTCAGCGAGGAGGAGGCTGACCGCGCGGCGGTGGCAGTCATCGAAGCGCTGGAGGCCATCCATGCGAGCGACGCACAGGCCAATGTCTCGCTCAAGCTCACTCAGCTTGGCCTGGATCTGTCCTCTGGGCGCTGTCTCCAGCGTATGAGCGGCATCGTAGCTACAGCCAAGCGGCTGCACAGCTTCGTGCGCATCGATATGGAGGATTATGCCCATAATGAGCCTGCGATTGCGCTCTATGAGCGGCTCGTCTCGGATTATGGCCGGTATGTTGGCATTGTGCTGCAGGCTTATCTGTATAAGAGTCTGCAGGACATGGAGCGACTACATTCGTATGCGCCCAATTATAGGCTGGTCAAGGGAGCCTATAAGGAGCCGGAGGAGGTGGCCTTTCCGAATAAGGAGGATGTGGATCATAACTTCATCACAATGATAGAACGCCAGTTGCTGAGCGGCCACTATGCGGCTATAGCAACGCATGATGAGCAGATCATTAACCATGTGAAGCAATTCGTCAAGGCCAGTGGCATCACGCGGGAAAGGTATGAGTTCCAGATGCTGTATGGCATTCGTCCGGCGCTTCAGCAGCAGCTCGCAGATGAGGGTTATAAGGTGCGGATATACGTTCCCTATGGCGTGGATTGGTACGGATATTTTATGAGAAGGCTGGCGGAGCGCCCGGAGAATGTCCGGTTCGTGCTGCGCTCAATGCTCAAGCGATAA
- a CDS encoding winged helix-turn-helix transcriptional regulator, translating into MGISDLNGKDTNIADTPFGYTMSVVSGKWKMIILYLLAEKQTVRFNEMKRQLGVITFKTLSSQLKELEGDGMVKRKEYPQVPPKVEYSLTDKAKTLLPVLEQLCDWGVKNRNKNE; encoded by the coding sequence ATGGGGATATCCGATTTAAACGGTAAAGATACGAATATTGCGGATACACCGTTTGGTTATACGATGTCCGTTGTCAGCGGTAAGTGGAAAATGATTATTCTTTACCTCCTAGCGGAGAAACAAACGGTTCGCTTCAACGAAATGAAACGGCAGCTTGGGGTAATCACGTTTAAGACCTTAAGCTCTCAACTCAAGGAGTTGGAGGGCGATGGAATGGTCAAGAGGAAGGAGTATCCTCAGGTACCGCCTAAAGTAGAGTATAGCCTCACGGACAAGGCTAAGACGTTATTGCCTGTGCTCGAACAGCTATGCGACTGGGGAGTCAAGAACCGGAACAAGAATGAATGA
- a CDS encoding RidA family protein yields MNTVKTYHHNLWDHGISQGYSVNGTLYISGQFSHNETGEFVGIGNIKTQTLQTLDNLDRVLAEFGITKDHLAYVEIYLTNAQEHGEQAIELFKEYMGDHHRPAGSLIGVTYLAFPEQLVEIRAVAHIE; encoded by the coding sequence ATGAACACAGTCAAAACCTATCATCACAATCTCTGGGATCACGGAATCTCACAAGGATACAGCGTAAACGGTACTTTGTACATCTCAGGTCAATTCTCCCACAATGAAACAGGTGAGTTCGTCGGTATCGGAAATATTAAAACACAAACTCTTCAGACGCTAGATAATCTGGATCGCGTGCTAGCAGAATTCGGAATCACCAAAGACCACCTCGCTTATGTTGAAATATACCTAACCAACGCGCAGGAGCATGGAGAGCAAGCCATTGAATTATTCAAAGAGTATATGGGAGATCATCATCGTCCTGCTGGTAGCCTTATCGGTGTTACCTACTTGGCTTTCCCCGAGCAACTGGTCGAGATCAGAGCAGTTGCACATATAGAATAA
- a CDS encoding carboxylesterase/lipase family protein, with protein sequence MLRSVIVENGIVQGLPAADPRITSYKGIPFAAPPVGENRWRAPQPAQDWEGTLKAFEFAPISMQAKTVIDDNNIYTREWAVDPDIPMDEDCLYLNVWTPAKRADEKLPVFVWYFGGALQVGHTAEMEFDGERIARRGIVVVTVNYRLNSLGFLCHPEISAESPDAPANFGHLDQKAATEWVKRNISAFGGDPQQITIGGQSAGGGSVLTHMTAPCNRGLFQRAVILSGLITEVYPGNPMPIKKIRLTEAEQEGVRFFDFLGVTTLAEARQLDATYIRDKTLEYNRFWGTVIDGQFCLGSPFELFMRQQREMVPILLGHTSSEFTVQPIAATMEELRELADTLFGDQADTFLELCQAQGSDVDKALKQASVRMIEYAIRLAVRANSEHPEGTSLYYYNFDAEIPGWDQPGTFHSVDLWFFFETLAKCWRPFVGKHYDLARQMCNYLSYFIATGNPNGPDSTGDMMPDWHPCTSERPYGMLFGDTAQFAETAPDPLIAFLVEQYSSKAAASSR encoded by the coding sequence TTGCTAAGAAGTGTTATTGTGGAAAATGGCATCGTACAAGGGCTGCCCGCCGCAGACCCCCGCATTACCAGCTACAAGGGAATCCCCTTCGCAGCTCCGCCCGTCGGGGAGAATCGCTGGCGTGCGCCGCAGCCGGCTCAGGATTGGGAAGGCACGCTGAAAGCATTCGAATTCGCTCCCATCTCTATGCAGGCCAAAACGGTCATCGACGATAACAATATTTATACCAGGGAATGGGCCGTTGACCCGGATATACCTATGGATGAGGATTGCTTGTATCTGAACGTCTGGACGCCTGCCAAACGCGCGGATGAGAAGCTGCCTGTGTTCGTCTGGTACTTTGGCGGCGCACTGCAGGTTGGCCATACAGCGGAGATGGAGTTCGACGGGGAGCGCATCGCTCGCAGGGGCATCGTGGTGGTCACGGTCAATTATCGCCTGAATTCGCTAGGCTTCCTATGTCATCCCGAGATTAGCGCAGAATCTCCCGATGCGCCCGCCAACTTCGGGCATCTGGATCAGAAGGCTGCAACGGAATGGGTGAAGCGCAACATCTCCGCCTTTGGCGGCGATCCGCAGCAGATTACGATTGGCGGGCAGTCCGCCGGCGGCGGCAGTGTGCTGACCCATATGACCGCTCCTTGCAACCGCGGACTATTCCAGCGTGCAGTCATCCTGAGCGGATTAATTACGGAGGTGTATCCCGGCAATCCTATGCCTATCAAGAAGATTCGGCTAACGGAAGCAGAGCAAGAGGGCGTTCGCTTCTTCGACTTCCTCGGCGTCACTACGCTGGCAGAGGCCAGGCAGCTTGATGCCACCTATATTCGGGATAAGACACTGGAGTACAATCGTTTCTGGGGAACCGTCATTGATGGTCAATTCTGCCTCGGCAGCCCCTTTGAGCTGTTTATGCGGCAGCAGCGTGAGATGGTTCCGATCCTGCTCGGCCATACCTCTTCCGAGTTCACCGTCCAGCCGATTGCCGCTACGATGGAGGAGCTTCGCGAGCTAGCCGACACCTTGTTCGGCGACCAGGCGGATACCTTTCTTGAGCTGTGCCAGGCACAGGGCAGTGATGTTGATAAGGCGCTGAAGCAGGCTTCGGTGCGTATGATCGAATACGCGATCCGTCTTGCTGTACGCGCGAACAGCGAGCACCCGGAAGGCACCTCGCTATATTATTATAACTTCGATGCCGAAATTCCTGGCTGGGATCAGCCGGGAACGTTCCATTCGGTGGACCTGTGGTTTTTCTTCGAGACGCTTGCCAAGTGCTGGCGCCCCTTTGTAGGCAAGCACTACGACCTGGCCCGTCAGATGTGCAATTATTTGTCCTATTTCATTGCGACGGGCAATCCCAACGGCCCCGACTCTACAGGCGACATGATGCCCGATTGGCATCCCTGCACCTCGGAGCGGCCCTATGGCATGTTATTTGGCGACACTGCCCAATTCGCAGAGACCGCCCCTGATCCGCTGATCGCCTTTTTGGTGGAGCAGTACTCTAGCAAGGCTGCAGCATCAAGCCGCTAA